CACATTCAAAGACAAGCCGAGGTATATGTTTACTATGCAGAGATCCGTTCCTTCTCCGACAGAGTATTGATTATacaaaaatttgaaaaatctgttaatcatATTGTGGGAAAAGTTTGGATCACAACCGCCCTGTGGGACATCACTTTGGAGCTGATGTCCAACCCGTCACTTTTCCAAGACATCCATGGCTTTTTTTCCTTCTCGATCCAGACTGCCAAAAGGACAACATATGATAATTTTCTACCATTGTTTTTTGCTATGCGTCAGACTGTGGACAAAGGATTTCAGTGTTTTTACTCAAAGCACATGTTTTCTGTGAAAGGCTGGACAAGATGCAAACAGACGGACAACTTGGAGACCCTGCCTCAAGATATGCTTGAAGAAACCCTGTCTCTAGATAGCTACAGTATTTACAACAGTGTCCAGGCTGTAGCACATGCCTTGAATGCTGCCTATTCATCCAGATCCAAGTGGATCATAAAGATGGGTGGAGATAGGTTGGGACATCAAAAGCTACAATCATGGCAGGTACAGTATGTCTTTCCGCTCAGTTATGAACATTACATACTGAAACTTACAGCCAGTTGTAGCGTTCCAGAAGAATCACTGGCTTACAGTGTAATGTGCGTGGTGCCAGATCCACCTGTACCACTGCTGAGCACTAAAAAAGACAgcagtgctgttgtgcaagaggaTAGTACCAGGCCTACTGACTCTTGCAGGCACATCATGCACAATTTCCATACTTCCCAATGGGAGTTATGCACAATGTGCCATCACACAAGTGTCAGCAGACCTGGTGCTGTCTTCTTGTGCAGCCATGTTGCGGCATGTTTAAGAGTCCTGCAGTGGCATGAGTGTTGCACTGTGGGATGCTTAAACCATTGTTTTTGAATCGGACAGTGCTGACATTTCAAAGGTAGTTATGAAGGGAAACAGTgcgaggggtgtgcatggaactggtttccacagttcggttcgaattaaGATAGAACTCAAACCAGGCCTCAGTTCCGCAGACTGGTTCAATTGAACTGACCAGGCAGGCCAGTCCATTTGGCTGAACCGGGTTGAACTGATTTGGCGggctggtaaagaggaatccagtgaggaggaaaaggctttctgaaggcctcccctttacttgtaaaggggaatcctcaccggattctccATTACAAGCCCGccaaaccactgaaccagtttgccaAGAACTGGGCTCGGTTCAGTCCGATCATGAACCGGTTGGCCTTCTTGAAGGCTGGTTCAGTTCTTGATCAGACTGGTCAAACCGACCCGATTCgtggcaaaccagtttggcccaaacTAGTTCGTGTACAACCCTAAATGGTGCACCTTTCTGAGACAACCCATTTGTGAATCTTTGTCATGCAGGACTCTCTTTGTGCCCTTTGTACTGGCCCCTGTGCTAATAGCCCTCCGATGCAACTCTTCTGTGCCAACTGCCCATTCCCCATGCTCTACCACACCATGACTTTGAGTTTGGAAGACAACTGTCCTGAGTTATCGGAGATTCAGTTTCCATATGCACATACTGAAATGTCCAACATGATTTCCTGCTGCCTAAACAATACTGCTTCTCTCTTGCTCTAGATCCACTCTTCCCTGAGAAACTTGCAGTTTTACAATACTTCCATGGTTggagtgtattttgatgagaatgggGAACTGGTAGCAAACTTTGACATTGGGAACTGGGTATTGTTTCCTAACAAATCTGTTCTTAGAGTGAAATTTGGAAGTCTAGAGAAACCGGCATCTCCAGACCTCAAGTTCACCATTGATCAAGAAGCCATTGTGTGGCCTAAATGGCTCAACCAGGTAGGGGAAAATATTGGTTTCATCTTTTTCTGATGGGCTGCTGTTCATGGTGTACTGATAGAACCAATTATATT
Above is a window of Hemicordylus capensis ecotype Gifberg chromosome 2, rHemCap1.1.pri, whole genome shotgun sequence DNA encoding:
- the LOC128342573 gene encoding vomeronasal type-2 receptor 26-like isoform X2; the encoded protein is MADLLSSGQVNVPNYSCGRLNNLLALLEGSDSDTSIRISRMLNTYKIPQVSYAFVSHVLNDETHFPFFYRMLPKEEIQYLGIVKLLLHFRWTWIGLIATENENGERFIRTFTHLLTESGICIAFSESIPEIGSDIASLHIQRQAEVYVYYAEIRSFSDRVLIIQKFEKSVNHIVGKVWITTALWDITLELMSNPSLFQDIHGFFSFSIQTAKRTTYDNFLPLFFAMRQTVDKGFQCFYSKHMFSVKGWTRCKQTDNLETLPQDMLEETLSLDSYSIYNSVQAVAHALNAAYSSRSKWIIKMGGDRLGHQKLQSWQIHSSLRNLQFYNTSMVGVYFDENGELVANFDIGNWVLFPNKSVLRVKFGSLEKPASPDLKFTIDQEAIVWPKWLNQTLPHARCTESCHPGYAKVIREGMPSCCYDCAPCKEGTVSTQEGFAKHLSVQPRSSCRSSPQQLTNHFSITSVEC